GCCTCCGTGGCGGCGGGGCCCCGGCCGTCTGCGGACAGCGCGCCGGGCCGCCCTTGCGGACTGCGAGACGAACATCGTAACTAGGCCGTCCGGCGGACATCGCAGGCGGCCGGTCGGTCCAGGACGCGCGGAACGCGCGGTATTCGATTTCTCGTCGAAAGCGTCGAATGGAGTAGTGCTTCATGATCACGAGCAGATCACCCGTAATGATGAAAAGAATTGTGACGCCACGTTGTCGCATCCGGCGGGCACTGCGGCGAACGAGCTAATCCGGTCGAGGGTCGATCCGCGTCGGACACGCAGAGTGTCCGTGAGCGCTCACGTCGTCCCGGAGAGTGTCGCCCGCCTGCGGGCGTGGCGGTGAAGATCCACTGGTCAGCGGTCAGTCTCGAAAGAAATCACCAGGTCGGGGCACGATGGGGGACAACGCCACAACATCGGGCACATCTTGAGACTTGACCCACCCGATGGGGGTACTGAGTGTAGATCGTCCGAGGTACTACACTCCTCTGCGTGGGCTAATCGGGTGACGGCCGGATGCCTGGGTGAGACGCTTCCGGTAACCGGAATTCCCTCTTCGGGGGCGGTGAGGGCGAATGTGCGGGGTGGTTCTCGGCCCGGAATCCACTTTTCGCAGGTCAGCGCCCGAGTGGAGAACAAAATTGACCGTCCGGGCGCCGGGGGTACGATTCTTTGGCCCAGCTGACCGCAGCGATCGATTGGCACCGATTAAGTTGATCTCGACGACCGTGCAGACCGCAAGTTGCGCCGTGCACGTGCACAGTCCCTTGCACGGGACGGCGGGACGGTGCCTGCACGAGTGCGCGGACGGCCGGGCGGCCGGGGACGAGCGAGGGCACCGGGGACGCGGCAGGGCGCGGGCGGCACGACCGTCCGGCGGCCCGCCACGAGCCGGGACGCCGCGCCGTCGACGCGGATCCATGACGCCGGACAGGGAGTCACTCACGTGACCGTTGCAGGAGAAGGTCAGGTGCCCGTGGGGGAGCTGCTCGGCCGAGCACCCCGGCGGTCCAAGGGGAAGGACGCGTGGCGCGCCCTCGTGCGCTGGCGCGACTGGAGCCTGCCCGTCAAGCTCTCGGCCGTCACCGTCGTCCCCATCGTGCTCGCGCTGGTCCTCGGCGTCACGACGATCGCGGGCCAGGTCGGCCGCTCGGCCGAGTACCAGCGCCTCGACCGGCTCGTCTCGCTCGGCGGCCAGACCCGCGCGCTCACCGGTGCGCTGCAGCAGGAGCGCACGGTCACCGCGGCGATGCTGACCGACGGCACCGTCGGCGGCACGCCCGCGCTGGCCGCGGCCCGCAAGGCCACCGACGCCGCGGTCGGGCCGTTCACCGCGGCGCAGGCCCGCGCGTCCGAGGTCGAGCCCGGCGTGGCCGGGGCCGCCGGCGCGGCCACCGCGCAAGTCAACAACCTCGGCTTCCTCCGCCGCCAGGTCGACGGCGGCCAGCTCGACCCGGCCCAGGCCGTCACCGCGTACTCCGGGACCACCGGCTCGCTGATCGGCCTCGACACCGCGGCCACCGCGGGCGCCGGCGACGGCACCCTCGGCGGGACCCCCGCCGGGCTGCACGAGCTGCTCGTCGCGGGCGAGCAGGTGTCGGTCAGCCAGGCACTGGTCTCCTACGGCATCGCCCGCTCCGCGCTGTCGCCGAGCGAGCTGGCCACGCTGCGCGCCGCCGAGCTGCGGCTGGCCGACCGGCTCATCGACTTCCGCTCCGCGGCGGGTGACACGCTGCAGCGCGACTTCGCCGCGATCGCCGAAGGCGCGCAGGCCCAGAGCCGGGCCCGGATGGTCGAGTCGGTGCTGAACGCGCAGGGGAACACGGTCGACGACGCCTTCCGCGCCCTGTCCGCGGCCGACTGGACCGCCGCGTCCTCGGCGATGCGGACGCAGATCGGCCAGGTCGCCGACCGGCTCGGCGCGTCGGCGTCGGCCACCTCGGAGCAGCTCGTCGACGACGCCAGCAGCGGCGCCGGCCTGCTCGCGGTGCTGCTGTTCGCCGCGATGGTGCTCGCCGTCGCGGTCGTCTTCCTCATCACCCGGCAGCTGCTGCGCTCGCTGAAAGCACTGCGTCGCAGCGCTCTCGACGTCGCCGAAACCGCGCTGCCCGAAGCGGTCCGCAACATCCAGGAAGGCCGCGTGCAGGGCACGGCCGTCGTGCCGGTGCCGGTGCAGACCGAGGACGAGGTCGGCGAGGTGGCGCGGGCGTTCGACAAGGTCCACCACCAGGCGCTGCGGCTGGCGACCGAGCAGGCCGCGATGCGCACCGGCTTCGGCAGCGTCTTCGTCAACCTGTCGCGGCGCAGCCAGAGCCTGGTCCAGCGGCAGCTGCAGCTGATCGAGCAGCTGGAGCGGGACGAGGAGGACGCCGACCAGCTGGCGACGCTGTTCCAGCTCGACCACCTCGCCACCCGGATGCGGCGCAACAACGAGAACCTGATGGTGCTGTCGGGCGCGGAGCCCGGCCGCCGGTCCGGCAAGCCGGTCGGCACCACCGACATGCTCCGCGCCGCGGTCTCGGAGATCGAGCAGTACCAGCGGGTCCAGGTCCAGTCGCCGCCCCCGGCCCGGATCGTCGGCTACGCCGCGAGCGACCTGATGCGCCTGGTCGCCGAGCTGCTGGACAACGCGACGGCGTTCTCCGCGCCGGAGACGAGCGTGACCGTGGCGTCGCGGCTGGGCGAGGACGGCTCGCTCAACATCGACATCCTCGACAAGGGCATCGGCATGAACGAGGCCGAGGTCGCCGAGGCGAACACCCGGCTGACCGAGGCCGGGTCGGTCGACCTGGCCACCTCGCGCCGGATGGGCCTGTTCGTCGTCGGCCGCCTGGCCAGCCGGCACCGGATCGGCGTGTCGCTGCACGGCGGCCGGGACATCGTCGGCGTCCGCGCCACGGTCGTCGTCCCGGCGGAGCTGGTGATGGCGGTGACCGACGGCCCGCGGACGGGCCAGATCAGCGCGCAGCGGCCGCCCGCGAGCCCGCCGATGGGCAACCAGCTGCCGCGGCGCCAGGTCAACGGCAACTCGCGGCCGCGCCCGTTGGTGCCGGAGCAGCCGGCGATGGGGGAGGAGCGCTGGCCGTCGGCGAGCGACCTCGCCGGGCTGACCAACGGTCACGGGCCGGCCGGGATCCGGCCGCCGTCGGACCTGGAGATCTCCGGGACGGACCTGTTCGCGCCGCTGCCCAAGGACGACCCGGCCCCGCCGCCGCGGCCGACGCTGCCGCCGGTGCCCGCGGTGCTGCCGGTGCCGGACCCGCCGCGCGCCGGTGACCTGCCCTCGGGCAAGGACCTGTTCTCCGCCAACGAAACCACGTTGACCGACTGGTGGCAGCAGGCGACCGCGGAGCCGGCCCCGGCGCCCACTCCGGCGCCGGATCGCTCGGAGACGACGCCGATCTTCGACGAGATGCTGTCGGCGTGGTTCCGCGAGGACAAGCCCGCCGAGAAGCCGGCCGCCGCCGCTTCGGAAGATTCGGAGCCGGTCGCCGAGGCCCCGGAGAAGCCCGCTGCCGAGCCGC
The window above is part of the Amycolatopsis camponoti genome. Proteins encoded here:
- a CDS encoding sensor histidine kinase, translating into MPVGELLGRAPRRSKGKDAWRALVRWRDWSLPVKLSAVTVVPIVLALVLGVTTIAGQVGRSAEYQRLDRLVSLGGQTRALTGALQQERTVTAAMLTDGTVGGTPALAAARKATDAAVGPFTAAQARASEVEPGVAGAAGAATAQVNNLGFLRRQVDGGQLDPAQAVTAYSGTTGSLIGLDTAATAGAGDGTLGGTPAGLHELLVAGEQVSVSQALVSYGIARSALSPSELATLRAAELRLADRLIDFRSAAGDTLQRDFAAIAEGAQAQSRARMVESVLNAQGNTVDDAFRALSAADWTAASSAMRTQIGQVADRLGASASATSEQLVDDASSGAGLLAVLLFAAMVLAVAVVFLITRQLLRSLKALRRSALDVAETALPEAVRNIQEGRVQGTAVVPVPVQTEDEVGEVARAFDKVHHQALRLATEQAAMRTGFGSVFVNLSRRSQSLVQRQLQLIEQLERDEEDADQLATLFQLDHLATRMRRNNENLMVLSGAEPGRRSGKPVGTTDMLRAAVSEIEQYQRVQVQSPPPARIVGYAASDLMRLVAELLDNATAFSAPETSVTVASRLGEDGSLNIDILDKGIGMNEAEVAEANTRLTEAGSVDLATSRRMGLFVVGRLASRHRIGVSLHGGRDIVGVRATVVVPAELVMAVTDGPRTGQISAQRPPASPPMGNQLPRRQVNGNSRPRPLVPEQPAMGEERWPSASDLAGLTNGHGPAGIRPPSDLEISGTDLFAPLPKDDPAPPPRPTLPPVPAVLPVPDPPRAGDLPSGKDLFSANETTLTDWWQQATAEPAPAPTPAPDRSETTPIFDEMLSAWFREDKPAEKPAAAASEDSEPVAEAPEKPAAEPQEARSWDFASDENFRTVQAVTKAEPTAFTEAGLPRRRRGEQLMPGSATPAAAIPAAPAPARSDLPVRDPADVRGRLSSFQQGVTRGRRQARQAQGTAPAFQPNAPQPEAAEPDTSAAADRQQSFAQRLEPGAPGAQQDAAFQQNGLPRRGQPGAGQAPQPNGRPGRPAARPDMFQPHAPAQPGSAAPGQPGGSGQVPAAFRPSGEPDGSGQGSAALGESDGSAQPGQTPAALHQPGESDGLPQWSQVPAALRRSSEANKPAQSGQSPAAPEAGEPRQPPARRPSPAPQQSTPAQPGEQPSPSDGSPLPGQAQPAALRPGEQSSPSDGSPQPGQAQPAALHQPAQQDGPAQPGEPAAPQQPGPLPSRQPRPSPRPPAFGGPDRPSPAFLEGPGRPAVPPSALPSRRGSADPETPAPRQEESAVEATAEWNFGTDEGWRAVQAVSQSAPATFTSAGLPRRRRGEQLLPGSAGPPTGATAPRPQRDAHDVRGRLRSFQQGIERGRHRTARAETNHETLEGE